One stretch of Oncorhynchus clarkii lewisi isolate Uvic-CL-2024 chromosome 3, UVic_Ocla_1.0, whole genome shotgun sequence DNA includes these proteins:
- the LOC139404200 gene encoding collagen alpha-2(IV) chain-like — protein MSGAMQATHQRQLKNLRFLILCISVAILASGVDAGGKKHSGPCGGRDCSGGCQCFPEKGARGQPGLLGSQGPQGPPGRLGDPGVQGVQGEKGDRGRGGFIGPKGSVGMTGVPGFSGSDGIPGHPGQAGPRGKPGADGCNGTHGDSGSAGQPGYDGQPGFNGQMGRKGQKGDTLELSVFMERFRGDSGQPGYPGLVGPQGYPGRSGYRGLPGPQGPQGYPGLPGPKGTMTKVLKGVKGEPGDAGKPGPQGNSTHSQTGPITGPNGIKGEKGLKGDTGPEADNKGETGVIGMPGQRGIPGRDGEQGLRGDLGEPGLRGRDGQKGARGEPGELIYHDGPSGGQDRVGPPGPPGQLGPQGQRGLEGEKGLPGRAGPPARKDHDQQQVVDLWGPFGEPGVKGEMGEPGELGIPALSPGPPGINGLPGLGGPPGPPGSWADFYKGFSGPRGRPGSAGRKGLKGDHGLCECNIVHSPPGLPGPAGSQGDTGKSGEVGQQGESGEPGPRGVIGLPGFPGATGQPGPKGRKGEFIQAKEKGYAGDPGDPGATGDPGMQGFPGPSGINGFPGNRGPSGDAPAGLTGEKGYQGRPGLPGLLGQMGEPGRVLGATKGVQGLQGDDGERGHPGIEGQAGDPGVSGCSPRGDGEQNDITGDCDAIPGPPGIPGPPGPPGLEGFLGLPGQKGSTGLLGDNGAKGEIGDQGRGGSPGYPGFRGLHGDLGQPGSKGNSGTQGLQGQQGRNGEPGEKGPHGEIWGASTGQRGEVGLPGEQGPKGFSGEPGNEGYPGMGGMPGMIGFKGDVGPSGLQGEQGGPGAAGKYGWPGVPGTAGVPGPTGSTGQPGLSGNRGDQGDPGTPGPKGLKGTLGEFGSQGAEGNTGDQGDPGVPGPTGHSGLPGFKGIKGSRGMSGFGGMPGESGLKGFSGQKGETGDPGGFGQKGIMGDYGSKGDRGLRGPTGEKPHIPRQIIKDMKGTKGEDGTTGQIGFTGPRGPKGFPGVPGMEGYHGVPGDPSDEKGFQGNPGAQGLPGPKGMPGLTGSNGISGFPGMSGHRGDKGNPGAYGSSGDPGVKGVKGEGGAVIDMPGSTGLRGEDGFPGVPGQKGYIGNLGDRGGGGFHGIEGMKGVPGEPGTGGPVGSDGQQGFPGNQGTKGWPGVPGESGTHGQPGFPGQRGFPGLKGIFGLDGLKGQKGIPGLPGQNNFGTPGDPGAKGARGETGIPNSEVGTPGSLGLKGVQGQPGDQGQVGPPGFQGPQGPQGTSDRPGPSGEPGFPGPKGLPGFPGPRGLPGEPSQYGEKGLTGQYGVTGFPGLKGKQGDQGPSGYKGQSGVSGKKGVKGGQGMMGFPGRSGFQGDRGPSGPKGSTGLTGYPGAPGNQGPAPLPTRMPGERGAPGPQGIRGPEGVQGESGPKGPPGDPGYFGPQGQKGMPGVGGRPGAPGYRGNVGGRGHLGLQGMEGHHGNPGTTGLHGMPGRSVSVGYLLVKHSQSEQTPMCPVGMSKLWDGYSLLYFEGQEKAHNQDLGLAGSCLPRFNTMPFLYCNPGDVCYYASRNDKSYWLSTTAPLPMMPVEEGDIKPYISRCSVCEAPSVAIAVHSQDITIPQCPAGWRSLWIGYSFLMHTAAGDEGGGQSLSSPGSCLEDFRTTPFIECNGAKGTCHYFANKQSFWLTSIEQSFHAEPASETLKAGQLLSRISRCQVCMKNL, from the exons GGCCAGCCTGGTCTTCTTGGTTCTCAGGGCCCCCAGGGGCCTCCAGGACGTCTAGGGGACCCAGGAGTCCAGGGAGTCCAGGGAGAGAAGGGCGACAGGGGCAGAGGAGGCTTCATCGGCCCCAAGGGTTCTGTG GGGATGACTGGTGTTCCTGGGTTTTCCGGGTCGGACGGTATTCCT GGCCACCCAGGACAGGCTGGGCCTCGTGGGAAACCTGGAGCAGACGGGTGCAACGGAACACACGGAGACTCAGGGTCGGCAGGGCAACCAGGCTACGATGGCCAGCCCGGGTTTAAT GGTCAGATGGGCAGGAAGGGACAGAAGGGAGACACTCTGGAGCTGAGTGTGTTCATGGAGCGCttcagg GGAGATTCAGGGCAGCCCGGATATCCTGGATTAGTT ggtccTCAGGGTTACCCAGGTCGGTCTGGCTACAGAGGACTCCCGGGACCACAg GGCCCACAAGGGTATCCTGGTCTTCCTGGGCCAAAG GGCACCATGACCAAAGTGTTGAAAGGGGTCAAAGGAGAACCT GGTGACGCTGGAAAGCCTGGTCCCCAAGGGAACTCCACCCATTCCCAGACCGGTCCAATTACTGGACCCAAT GGCATAAAGGGTGAGAAAGGGTTGAAAGGTGATACTGGTCCTGAG GCTGACAACAAAGGAGAGACTGGTGTTATAGGGATGCCTGGACAACGG GGCATCCCTGGTCGGGATGGAGAGCAAGGACTGAGG ggggaCTTGGGAGAACCAGGACTGAGGGGCAGAGATGGTCAAAAG GGTGCCAGAGGAGAACCAGGGGAGCTGATTTATCACGATGGTCCCTCAGGAGGGCAGGACAGAG TTGGTCCCCCTGGTCCTCCTGGACAGCTGGGTCCCCAGGGCCAGAGGGGTCTGGAGGGGGAGAAAGGTCTTCCAGGCCGCGCCGGACCTCCTGCCAGGAAGGACCATGATCAACAACAAG TGGTGGATCTGTGGGGTCCATTCGGAGAGCCGGGGGTAAAGGGAGAGATGGGCGAACCTGGAGAGCTAGGTATCCCTGCCCTCAGCCCCGGACCCCCGGGTATCAATGGCCTGCCTGGGCTCGGGGGCCCACCCGGACCACCAGGATCAT GGGCGGACTTCTACAAGGGATTTTCAGGGCCGAGAGGGCGGCCAGGCTCTGCGGGAAGAAAAGGACTGAAAG gtGATCACGGGTTGTGCGAGTGCAACATTGTCCATTCCCCTCCGGGCCTGCCCGGCCCTGCTGGTAGCCAAGGCGACACTGGAAAGAGTGGCGAGGTTGGTCAGCAGGGAGAGTCAGGAGAGCCAGGACCCCGAGGTGTCATCGGACTGCCT ggGTTCCCTGGTGCCACAGGACAACCGGGTCCAAAGGGCAGGAAGGGCGAgttcattcaggccaaagagaaaG GATATGCCGGGGACCCAGGAGACCCAGGTGCGACAGGTGACCCAGGAATGCAGGGCTTCCCTGGGCCCAGTGGGATCAATGGATTCCCTGGGAATCGTGGTCCTTCA GGAGATGCACCTGCTGGGCTCACTGGAGAAAAAGGTTATCAGGGCCGGCCGGGTCTGCCTGGGTTGTTGGGACAGATGGGAGAACCAGGACGGGTTCTAGGTGCAACTAAAGGGGTTCAAGGGTTGCAAGGCGATGATGGGGAGCGGGGTCATCCTGGTATCGAAGGTCAAGCTGGCGATCCAG GAGTGTCTGGCTGTAGTCcgagaggagatggagaacagAATGACATCACAG GTGATTGCGATGCCATACCTGGACCACCCGGTATACCAGGACCACCAGGACCCCCCGGGTTAGAAGGTTTCCTAG GTCTCCCAGGTCAAAAAGGATCAACAGGTCTACTTGGAGATAACGGGGCCAAAGGAGAGATAGGAGATCAAGGCAGAGGAGGGTCACCTGGATATCCAG GTTTTAGAGGCCTCCATGGAGACTTGGGTCAGCCCGGCTCAAAGGGTAATTCTGGAACCCAAGGTTTGCAAGGTCAACAGGGTCGGAACGGGGAGCCAGGAGAGAAGGGACCTCACGGGGAGATCTGGGGAGCGTCGACCGGACAACGTGGAGAAGTGGGTCTTCCTGGAGAGCAGGGACCTAAAGGGTTCAGCGGAGAGCCTGGAAACGAGGGTTACCCAG GGATGGGTGGCATGCCTGGTATGATTGGGTTCAAGGGCGACGTAGGTCCTTCAGGTCTGCAAGGGGAGCAAGGAGGACCGGGAGCTGCTGGGAAGTATGGCTGGCCAGGTGTACCCGGAACGGCTGGTGTCCCTGGACCAACAGGAAGCACCGGACAACCAG GTTTGAGCGGAAACAGGGGTGATCAGGGGGACCCTGGCACACCAGGGCCCAAAGGACTAAAGGGGACACTGGGAGAGTTTGGTAGTCAGGGCGCTGAGGGAAACACCGGAGACCAGGGTGACCCCGGAGTGCCAGGACCTACAGGACACTCTGGCCTGCCAGGGTTCAAGG GTATCAAAGGGTCTCGTGGCATGTCAGGGTTTGGAGGAATGCCTGGTGAGTCAGGCCTGAAGGGCTTCTCTGGACAGAAAGGAGAGACTGGCGATCCCGGTGGATTTGGACAGAAAGGAATCATGGGCGACTATGGTTCAAAGG GTGACCGTGGCCTGAGGGGTCCAACTGGCGAGAAACCCCACATCCCTCGTCAGATCATCAAAGACATGAAGGGTACAAAGGGAGAAGATGGAACCACAGGACAGATCGGATTCACTGGACCCAGAG gTCCTAAAGGTTTTCCTGGTGTTCCGGGAATGGAGGGCTACCACGGCGTTCCCGGAGACCCCAGCGATGAGAAGGGTTTCCAAGGCAACCCAGGCGCACAGGGACTTCCGGGGCCAAAAGGAATGCCTGGTCTGACAGGATCAAACGGAATCAGCGGCTTTCCCGGGATGTCTGGTCACAGG ggGGATAAAGGTAACCCCGGTGCCTACGGATCCTCAGGAGATCCAGGAGTGAAGGGTGTCAAAG GTGAGGGGGGTGCCGTAATCGACATGCCCGGATCCACAGGACTGAGGGGGGAGGATGGTTTCCCTGGGGTTCCAG GTCAGAAGGGCTACATTGGGAATCTGGGAGACAGGGGAGGTGGAGGTTTCCATGGTATTGAGGGCATGAAGGGCGTGCCAGGTGAACCTGGCACAGGAGGACCTGTAG GATCTGATGGTCAACAAGGGTTTCCAGGCAACCAGGGTACGAAGGGATGGCCTGGGGTCCCCGGAGAATCAGGCACACATGGACAACCAGGCTTCCCCGgacagagag GTTTCCCGGGACTAAAGGGTATATTCGGACTGGATGGGCTGAAGGGTCAGAAGGGAATCCCTGGACTTCCAGGTCAGAATAACTTTGGAACCCCAGGTGACCCCGGTGCTaagggagcgaggggagagaCAGGTATACCCAACTCCGAGGTCGGGACACCCGGATCGCTGGGTTTGAAGGGAGTTCAAGGACAACCAG GTGACCAGGGCCAGGTGGGACCCCCAGGGTTTCAGGGCCCCCAAGGGCCACAGGGCACCTCAGACAGACCCGGACCGTCAGGAGAACCTGGCTTCCCTGGACCCAAAGGACTGCCAG GTTTCCCTGGGCCCCGTGGTTTACCTGGTGAGCCCTCTCAATATGGAGAGAAGGGTTTAACTGGCCAGTATGGCGTCACTGGATTCCCTGGTCTGAAAGGAAAGCAGGGGGATCAGGGACCATCAGGATACAAAGGACAGAGCGGAGTGTCTGGGAAGAAAG GTGTGAAGGGAGGTCAAGGGATGATGGGATTTCCTGGTCGGTCTGGTTTCCAAGGAGACCGAGGTCCTTCCGGCCCAAAAGGAAGTACTGGACTCACAG GTTATCCAGGAGCCCCAGGTAACCAGGGCCCAGCCCCACTACCCACCAGGATGCCAGGAGAGAGGGGTGCTCCAGGTCCTCAGGGTATCCGAGGACCGGAGGGGGTACAAGGGGAGAGCGGCCCTAAAGGACCCCCTGGAGATCCAG GCTACTTTGGGCCCCAGGGGCAGAAGGGGATGCCAGGGGTGGGTGGCAGACCAGGTGCCCCTGGGTACCGTGGGAATGTTGGAGGGAGGGGCCATCTTGGTCTGCAGGGCATGGAAG GTCACCATGGCAACCCAGGAACTACAGGGTTGCATGGCATGCCGGGCCGCAGTGTGAGCGTGGGATACCTGCTGGTGAAGCACAGCCAATCAGAGCAGACCCCCATGTGCCCCGTGGGCATGTCGAAGCTGTGGGACGGCTACAGTCTGCTGTACTTCGAGGGCCAGGAGAAGGCCCACAACCAGGACCTAG GTCTGGCGGGCTCCTGCCTCCCTCGTTTCAACACCATGCCCTTCCTGTACTGCAACCCCGGAGACGTCTGCTACTACGCCAGCCGCAACGACAAATCCTATTGGCTGTCCACCACCGCGCCCCTTCCCATGATGCCCGTGGAGGAAGGTGATATCAAACCCTACATCAGCCGCTGCTCTGTGTGCGAAGCTCCGTCCGTCGCCATCGCCGTGCACAGCCAGGATATTACCATCCCACAATGCCCTGCTGGCTGGCGCAGCTTGTGGATTGGCTACTCCTTCCTCATG CACACGGCAGCAGGTGACGAGGGTGGGGGTCAGTCTCTGTCGTCTCCTGGTTCCTGTCTGGAGGACTTCCGTACCACGCCCTTCATCGAGTGTAACGGGGCCAAGGGCACCTGCCACTACTTCGCCAACAAACAGAGCTTCTGGCTCACCTCCATCGAACAGTCCTTCCATGCAGAACCTGCCTCAGAGACCCTGAAAGCAGGTCAGCTCCTCTCACGCATCAGCCGTTGTCAGGTCTGCATGAAGAACCTGTGA